One window of the Tetragenococcus koreensis genome contains the following:
- a CDS encoding DUF4352 domain-containing protein — protein sequence MKKKVTTKMLMLGSILFLAGCSNGGNGGGSNNESEAQTEDATIKVNQGDYVLQEGESVGENEGYLALDVAIKNNTKDTMQVSSGDLTLYDEDDNKIANADVYTDDENFEMLNNTNLSGGKNVSGYVVFKVDKDKKYELHYTPVLAEDSEDQDEVEIDVDASKYKDASEELETLSEQYVSQVFLAQENTEDSDEEDAAELGNDTNDEHQNFNQIFSDALKKEFYAYSPSAGELQKAVEAFEKANQEKANVEYDIASLSPNQATVYVKPEVIDFNKIDFDSIGDQFVDENEGKYSDYEKAQQDAEKYILQKLPEKFGDEDVSQPEYMDGNGYKLNLTKEEEQWTVDTSDSNDNYDYKELEASFMGGLRE from the coding sequence ATGAAGAAGAAAGTAACGACAAAGATGCTTATGTTGGGAAGCATTTTATTTTTAGCAGGTTGTAGCAATGGCGGAAACGGTGGTGGGAGCAATAATGAGTCAGAAGCGCAAACAGAAGACGCAACCATCAAAGTTAATCAAGGGGACTATGTTTTACAAGAAGGCGAAAGCGTAGGAGAAAATGAAGGCTATCTTGCTTTAGACGTAGCTATCAAAAATAATACGAAAGATACTATGCAAGTATCCAGCGGTGATCTAACGCTTTATGATGAAGATGACAATAAGATTGCCAACGCTGATGTTTATACAGATGATGAAAATTTTGAAATGCTGAATAATACAAACTTATCAGGTGGAAAAAATGTCTCGGGTTATGTCGTATTTAAAGTAGATAAAGATAAAAAATACGAATTACATTACACACCTGTATTGGCAGAAGATTCAGAGGATCAAGATGAAGTGGAGATTGATGTGGATGCTTCAAAGTATAAGGACGCTTCAGAAGAATTAGAAACATTATCTGAGCAGTACGTGTCTCAAGTCTTTTTAGCTCAAGAAAATACAGAAGATTCAGATGAAGAAGACGCTGCTGAATTGGGGAATGATACAAATGATGAACATCAAAACTTTAACCAAATTTTTTCTGATGCATTGAAAAAAGAATTTTATGCCTATTCCCCTTCGGCGGGCGAATTACAAAAAGCAGTGGAGGCTTTTGAAAAAGCCAACCAAGAAAAAGCCAATGTGGAATATGATATTGCCTCTTTGTCTCCTAACCAAGCAACGGTTTATGTAAAACCTGAAGTGATTGATTTTAATAAGATCGATTTTGATTCAATTGGCGATCAATTTGTTGACGAAAATGAAGGCAAATACTCAGACTATGAAAAAGCACAACAAGATGCAGAAAAATATATACTACAAAAATTACCAGAAAAATTTGGTGATGAAGATGTAAGCCAACCAGAATATATGGACGGCAACGGTTATAAATTGAACTTAACTAAAGAAGAGGAACAATGGACAGTCGATACTTCTGATTCAAATGACAACTACGACTATAAAGAATTAGAGGCAAGTTTTATGGGAGGGTTACGTGAGTAG
- a CDS encoding beta-glucoside-specific PTS transporter subunit IIABC, with product MAKDYKKLAKEIIEHVGGENNVSELHSCMTRLRFYLKDEDLADTDYLKNLEGVVTVIQASGQYQVVIGSDVGAVYEAILNNSNIDGRHAESTTNNKNKDRTLLDKFIDLISGIFQPFILVLSATGMIKGLVALLGVFGLNEANSGFYAVLNAVGDGFFQFLPVVIALTAAKKFRMNIYSALAIAFALVYPSLSDLSAGEPLYTLFTGTPFSADVFTTFLGIPVLLPPGGYYSTVIPTILAIWFGAKVEKGFKKIIPSVVNSFLTPFFTVLVAASLAILVIGPVATWGTDLIGLVFMGIYKLSPLIFGALVGGLWQLLVMFGLHWGLAPIGILQLSEQGFTPILSNSGSASFGVLGVLLAIIIKNKDKNVRNIGIPATIASIFGVTEPGIYGLLLPMKKPFIIALISSAIGGAYTGFFDVVVYRIGGLGIFSITNYITDDGQITMNFWHRVISFILVTVIAFMIQMFMKTPQVDTNTEETGGKNSKQPLSKAELETSRKQEIIASPLDGELKNLTDVEDEVFASGAMGKGIAMMPSKGIIYAPTDAKVSMIFKTGHAIGLITELGTEILIHVGLDTVELEGEGFEKLVNEGDEVLAGQPLIRFEIDKIKQKGYKLDVPIIVTNTGEITEVLITEEKRLEHGDYLFTAVG from the coding sequence ATGGCAAAAGATTATAAGAAGCTGGCAAAAGAGATCATCGAACATGTGGGAGGTGAAAATAACGTTTCAGAATTACATAGTTGTATGACGCGCCTGAGGTTTTATTTAAAAGATGAGGACTTAGCGGATACGGACTACTTAAAAAATTTAGAAGGTGTTGTCACTGTCATTCAAGCAAGTGGACAATACCAAGTGGTTATTGGTAGTGATGTTGGCGCGGTTTATGAAGCGATTTTAAATAATTCTAATATCGATGGTAGACATGCTGAATCTACTACCAATAATAAAAATAAGGATCGAACATTACTCGATAAATTTATTGATTTGATTTCTGGCATTTTCCAACCATTTATTTTGGTACTAAGTGCTACTGGGATGATCAAGGGCTTGGTTGCTTTATTGGGCGTTTTTGGGCTGAATGAAGCAAATAGCGGGTTTTACGCGGTATTGAATGCAGTCGGCGATGGCTTCTTTCAATTTTTACCGGTTGTCATTGCGTTAACGGCGGCTAAAAAATTCCGTATGAATATTTATTCTGCTCTAGCAATCGCCTTTGCTCTTGTTTATCCATCTTTAAGCGATCTATCCGCAGGAGAACCGCTTTATACATTATTTACAGGAACGCCATTTAGTGCAGACGTATTTACGACATTTCTAGGTATTCCGGTGTTATTACCTCCTGGAGGCTATTATTCAACGGTCATTCCAACGATTTTAGCGATTTGGTTTGGTGCCAAAGTTGAAAAAGGATTTAAAAAAATTATTCCATCTGTGGTCAATTCATTCTTAACCCCATTTTTTACGGTATTAGTCGCAGCTTCGCTTGCGATTTTGGTTATCGGACCTGTTGCTACTTGGGGCACTGATTTGATCGGTTTAGTATTTATGGGTATTTATAAATTGAGCCCCCTCATTTTTGGTGCATTAGTCGGCGGTTTATGGCAACTTCTTGTAATGTTTGGCTTGCATTGGGGGTTGGCTCCTATTGGGATATTACAGCTTTCTGAACAAGGTTTTACACCAATTTTGTCTAATTCAGGAAGCGCCAGTTTTGGTGTACTAGGGGTCTTATTGGCCATTATTATTAAAAATAAAGATAAAAATGTGAGAAATATTGGGATTCCAGCCACAATTGCTTCCATATTCGGTGTAACTGAACCAGGGATTTACGGGCTATTATTACCAATGAAGAAACCTTTTATTATTGCTTTAATCTCTAGTGCTATAGGTGGAGCTTATACAGGCTTTTTTGATGTGGTCGTTTACCGTATCGGAGGTTTAGGAATTTTTTCTATCACGAATTATATTACTGATGACGGACAAATTACCATGAACTTTTGGCATCGAGTGATTTCATTTATCTTAGTGACAGTGATCGCTTTTATGATTCAGATGTTTATGAAAACGCCGCAAGTTGATACAAATACTGAAGAGACGGGTGGAAAAAATAGTAAACAGCCTTTAAGTAAAGCTGAGCTTGAAACAAGTCGCAAGCAAGAGATCATTGCCAGCCCTTTAGATGGTGAATTAAAAAATTTAACAGATGTAGAAGATGAGGTATTTGCCAGTGGAGCCATGGGTAAAGGTATTGCGATGATGCCTAGTAAAGGCATCATTTATGCACCGACCGACGCCAAAGTTAGCATGATTTTCAAAACTGGTCATGCGATCGGTTTGATAACAGAGCTTGGCACAGAAATTTTAATTCACGTTGGGTTAGATACCGTTGAATTAGAAGGAGAAGGTTTTGAAAAACTTGTAAATGAGGGCGATGAGGTATTAGCGGGGCAGCCGTTAATTCGTTTTGAAATAGATAAAATTAAACAAAAAGGTTATAAACTAGATGTTCCGATCATTGTGACCAATACAGGTGAGATTACCGAGGTATTAATTACCGAGGAAAAACGATTAGAACATGGAGATTATTTATTTACTGCGGTTGGTTAA
- a CDS encoding nucleotidyltransferase family protein, with protein MNIKDLKKIIEEDSTMMDILCTIDRLNLQDAWLCAGAIRNLIWNYLSGKGNFDFTTDVDVIFYDERISYENTLKIQNNLCKKHTRFNWEVKNQIYMHSHNPNTQPYKSSCDAISKFPEICTAIGAKLNNNRTEVELFCPYGINDIVQFKVCPTPYFQEDVKRMAAYRKRILQKDWADKWPQLLCLNN; from the coding sequence ATGAACATAAAAGACCTAAAAAAAATCATAGAAGAAGATTCTACGATGATGGATATATTATGCACGATTGATAGGTTAAATCTTCAAGACGCATGGCTTTGTGCAGGGGCGATCAGAAACCTTATCTGGAATTATCTAAGTGGCAAAGGAAATTTTGATTTTACAACTGACGTTGATGTGATCTTTTACGATGAGCGTATCAGTTACGAGAATACTTTAAAAATCCAAAATAATCTATGCAAAAAGCACACCAGATTTAACTGGGAAGTAAAAAATCAAATATATATGCATTCTCACAACCCTAACACACAACCGTATAAATCTTCTTGCGATGCAATTTCAAAATTTCCCGAGATTTGTACAGCTATTGGTGCAAAGCTCAACAATAACCGTACAGAAGTAGAATTATTTTGTCCTTATGGAATTAATGATATTGTTCAATTCAAAGTATGTCCTACACCTTACTTTCAAGAAGATGTTAAACGCATGGCAGCTTATAGAAAGAGAATCTTACAAAAGGATTGGGCAGATAAATGGCCACAGCTTCTATGTTTGAATAACTAA
- a CDS encoding CAP domain-containing protein — MTIFKKLAKLIVIVLIAVWTKPLWEEPVENFTTQVFGQELSFDYVKEQAASLYDSVTGNDESNEQSQTKSLELSQPEEQTFSIGNVEIGDSREVIEETAGEPARETTNEYGLEWASYHEDYQNFLMIAYDQQGIVQGLYTNQDLVASQNDIALGTTKSEVHEELGEAENAVRHSGFNMQTNSDGEYDTYRIDGNYVTIFYDVHENDEVTAMQIVEESLETTKSSPYADASDALKEGFEYQLFDITNAERSKRGLNVLDWNEEVRETARKHSTDMAVNDYFDHTNQQGQSPFDRMQADGITFMSAGENLAQGQTSSIFAHQGLMNSEGHRKNIVNDGFSELGVGVDFNEDNQPLYTENFLTQ; from the coding sequence ATGACTATCTTTAAAAAATTAGCTAAATTAATTGTCATTGTATTGATTGCGGTTTGGACAAAACCGCTTTGGGAAGAACCTGTAGAAAATTTCACGACACAAGTTTTTGGTCAAGAGCTAAGCTTTGATTATGTGAAAGAACAAGCAGCGTCATTATATGATTCAGTTACGGGAAATGATGAAAGTAACGAGCAAAGTCAAACAAAGTCACTAGAATTATCTCAGCCGGAAGAACAGACTTTTTCAATTGGAAATGTTGAAATTGGGGATAGTAGAGAAGTAATTGAAGAGACAGCTGGAGAACCAGCTCGTGAAACGACCAATGAATATGGGCTTGAGTGGGCAAGTTATCATGAAGATTATCAAAATTTCTTGATGATTGCTTACGACCAGCAAGGAATAGTCCAAGGATTGTATACCAACCAGGATTTAGTGGCCTCTCAAAATGATATTGCCTTGGGAACAACAAAATCTGAAGTTCATGAGGAACTGGGCGAAGCAGAAAATGCGGTTCGACATAGCGGTTTTAATATGCAAACAAATAGTGATGGCGAATATGATACTTATCGGATCGACGGGAATTATGTAACCATTTTTTATGATGTACATGAAAATGACGAAGTGACAGCAATGCAAATTGTGGAAGAATCATTAGAAACAACGAAAAGCTCTCCTTATGCTGATGCTAGTGATGCTTTAAAAGAAGGTTTTGAATACCAGCTATTTGATATCACTAACGCTGAACGCTCTAAACGTGGGTTAAATGTGTTGGATTGGAACGAAGAAGTAAGAGAGACGGCTAGAAAACATAGTACCGATATGGCAGTAAATGATTATTTCGATCACACTAACCAACAAGGACAATCACCATTTGACCGGATGCAAGCAGATGGGATTACTTTTATGAGCGCTGGTGAAAACTTAGCACAAGGACAAACCAGTAGTATCTTCGCTCATCAAGGACTAATGAACTCTGAAGGTCATCGTAAAAATATTGTAAACGACGGTTTTTCAGAACTAGGAGTTGGCGTTGATTTTAATGAAGATAACCAGCCGCTTTATACGGAAAACTTTTTAACACAATAA
- a CDS encoding polysaccharide deacetylase family protein produces MTKVQKWLVALLAVVAILALGFSFNLFVNNKTKSKKQETVATTSTVPAKKRANKKLEQAKLLAQHYNYDGAIKVLEDEDTKSADKLKTTFEKEKGQLVAWQDPEEISHVFVHSLIVDPQKAFNDKEQAQGYKDYMITITEFKRTIQQLYDNDYVLVTFEDLVEENSDGKLQFKGVRLPEGKKPLIFSQDDVNYYEYMKGAGFADKLVVDKEGKVKNTYEDNGQEKTGDYDMVPILDEFVEEHPDFSYHGSKGILALTGYNGALGYRTSKSEYGNNEKTNQEIEKAKQVANRLKDTGWTFASHTWGHINMAENGKEQIAKDTQRWKDEVAPIIGDTDVLIYPHGADISDFHPYDENPKYDYLKQQGFRIFCNVDASVPSWGQFNSNYYRNARINLDGIRFKSELDGKNDVLEDFMNVKDVYDHKRDQ; encoded by the coding sequence ATGACAAAAGTTCAAAAATGGCTTGTAGCACTGTTGGCGGTAGTCGCAATTTTAGCACTGGGTTTTAGTTTTAACCTGTTTGTAAATAACAAAACAAAATCAAAAAAACAAGAAACGGTTGCAACAACTTCCACCGTTCCTGCTAAAAAAAGAGCGAATAAGAAGCTCGAACAAGCAAAATTACTTGCCCAACACTATAATTATGACGGAGCTATCAAGGTATTAGAAGATGAAGATACAAAGTCAGCTGATAAGCTAAAGACAACATTTGAAAAAGAGAAGGGCCAACTTGTGGCTTGGCAAGACCCGGAGGAAATTTCACATGTATTTGTACACAGTCTGATTGTTGACCCGCAAAAAGCGTTTAACGATAAAGAACAAGCGCAGGGTTATAAAGATTATATGATTACGATTACTGAATTTAAGAGAACCATTCAGCAACTTTACGATAACGATTATGTTCTTGTGACATTTGAAGACCTAGTTGAAGAAAATTCAGATGGTAAATTGCAGTTTAAAGGGGTTCGTTTGCCTGAAGGGAAAAAGCCTTTGATATTTTCCCAAGATGATGTCAACTATTATGAATATATGAAAGGTGCTGGCTTTGCCGATAAATTGGTTGTAGACAAAGAAGGTAAAGTCAAAAATACCTATGAAGATAACGGACAAGAAAAAACCGGCGATTATGACATGGTACCTATATTGGATGAATTTGTCGAAGAACATCCTGATTTTTCTTACCATGGTTCCAAAGGTATTTTAGCCTTGACGGGTTATAATGGAGCGCTCGGCTATCGAACATCTAAGTCTGAATATGGGAATAATGAAAAAACCAATCAGGAGATCGAAAAAGCAAAACAAGTTGCCAATCGTTTAAAAGATACTGGTTGGACGTTTGCTTCTCATACTTGGGGACACATTAATATGGCAGAAAATGGGAAAGAACAGATAGCTAAGGACACACAACGTTGGAAAGACGAGGTTGCACCAATTATAGGCGACACCGATGTCTTAATTTATCCACACGGGGCAGATATCAGCGATTTCCACCCTTATGATGAAAATCCGAAATATGATTATCTGAAGCAGCAAGGGTTTCGTATTTTTTGTAACGTAGATGCTTCTGTACCTTCTTGGGGACAATTCAATTCAAATTATTATCGCAACGCGCGCATCAACCTTGATGGGATTCGGTTCAAGTCTGAATTGGACGGAAAAAATGATGTATTGGAAGATTTTATGAATGTAAAAGACGTCTACGATCATAAGCGGGATCAATAG
- a CDS encoding transglutaminase-like domain-containing protein produces the protein MRKRIYNKATPMILTFLTFSTAFYQLLKFYHMENQLNYNIVVIALFCLIAGIIPRWFLKIPLYFLVLYSGLFLNFPQNMSFSLNWGAIFWERLVNLNQLFIMGRIGYLPEEIAVSLVFFFMILLIELVIEYERVVISYLIIICYMLFLTIYNDIELHVEIVLFASLGLLQRFLIVHKKNKQNYLVITALLSVFLLVTLAIPSEFIETKMLEPSATLRNYLNTKGFYQFIEETGAGNLSRSGFSENDEVLGGPLLDDNQIILEAQQRSPHYWRIDSKSRYTGSGWESLGSEDAVLDAYNGTQIELPNNDYQGSFAEKEEIRLNREVLDSYLPLPYGNKQVRVEDATTELYVNQETQRVDFQNTSQPDSFQIDWQDFDYTMEELADVSLATPDSALDYLQLPEQLPERVSDLAEELTAEEDTLIGQVTAIQDYLKNSGNFRYSKIDAGFPTENQDYVDHFLFNSQVGYCDNFSSAMVVMLRSVGIPARWTKGFSSGEEVSEDRYVVRNSDAHSWPEVYFEGYGWLPFEPTPSFSQPLEQTDAAANDNTDSSTTNSSTTEETTETSSTQSSSTTSTESTTATETEEGTGPTNNRFLQISPFVRNILYGGLIVAILGLVYILWRNYFYLYMLVLIKINNASILKIYPKLLNRAEKFVFRTPEQPLNQYAQIFEERYPEFNGTFIKLTDSYEKSLYGSVAEVDEQERKLIFELTRKLAKIKK, from the coding sequence ATGCGCAAAAGAATTTATAATAAAGCAACCCCAATGATTCTTACGTTTCTCACTTTTTCGACTGCATTTTACCAACTTCTAAAGTTTTACCATATGGAAAATCAGCTAAATTATAATATTGTAGTCATTGCGCTGTTTTGTTTGATTGCAGGCATTATTCCAAGATGGTTTTTGAAAATTCCTCTTTATTTTCTGGTCTTGTACAGTGGCTTGTTTTTAAACTTTCCGCAAAATATGTCCTTTTCTTTAAACTGGGGGGCAATTTTTTGGGAGCGGTTGGTTAATTTAAATCAACTATTTATTATGGGAAGAATTGGCTATTTACCTGAAGAAATTGCTGTTAGTTTGGTTTTTTTCTTCATGATTTTGTTAATAGAATTGGTAATTGAATACGAACGAGTGGTCATAAGTTACCTAATTATTATCTGCTATATGTTATTTTTGACAATTTATAATGATATCGAATTGCATGTAGAAATCGTTCTTTTTGCTAGTCTAGGTTTATTACAACGTTTTCTGATTGTTCATAAGAAAAATAAACAAAATTATTTGGTTATTACAGCGTTGCTTAGCGTATTTTTACTAGTTACGCTGGCGATTCCTAGTGAATTTATCGAAACGAAAATGTTGGAGCCCAGCGCTACGCTCAGGAATTATTTGAATACCAAAGGTTTTTATCAATTTATCGAAGAAACTGGCGCAGGAAATTTGTCTCGTAGTGGTTTTAGTGAAAATGACGAAGTATTAGGCGGGCCGCTTTTAGATGATAATCAAATAATTCTTGAAGCACAACAACGATCACCCCACTATTGGCGCATAGACAGTAAGAGTCGCTATACTGGCTCTGGTTGGGAAAGTTTGGGGTCTGAAGATGCTGTGCTCGATGCCTATAACGGAACACAAATCGAGTTGCCTAATAATGACTATCAAGGTTCGTTTGCCGAGAAAGAAGAAATCAGGCTCAATCGTGAAGTGCTAGATTCTTATCTACCTTTACCTTACGGCAATAAGCAGGTAAGGGTTGAAGATGCGACAACTGAACTTTATGTGAACCAAGAAACACAACGCGTGGATTTTCAAAATACGTCCCAACCTGATTCGTTTCAAATCGATTGGCAAGATTTTGACTATACGATGGAAGAACTTGCCGATGTGTCTTTAGCAACACCAGATTCAGCACTTGATTATTTGCAACTACCAGAACAATTGCCAGAACGGGTGAGTGATTTAGCTGAAGAGTTAACAGCCGAAGAAGATACCTTGATTGGACAAGTAACAGCGATTCAAGATTACTTGAAAAATTCGGGAAATTTCCGTTATTCGAAAATCGATGCCGGCTTTCCTACAGAAAACCAAGATTATGTGGATCACTTTTTATTTAATTCTCAGGTGGGCTATTGTGATAATTTTTCTTCCGCGATGGTTGTGATGCTACGCTCTGTCGGCATTCCAGCACGTTGGACCAAGGGTTTTTCTAGTGGCGAAGAAGTAAGTGAGGATCGTTATGTTGTACGTAATAGTGATGCTCATTCTTGGCCAGAAGTATATTTTGAAGGATATGGTTGGCTGCCATTTGAACCAACGCCATCATTTTCACAACCATTAGAACAAACAGATGCTGCGGCAAATGATAACACAGACAGTTCGACGACTAACAGTTCAACGACAGAAGAAACAACTGAAACAAGCTCTACACAAAGCAGTAGTACAACGTCAACAGAAAGTACGACAGCAACAGAAACAGAGGAAGGAACAGGACCAACGAATAATCGGTTCCTGCAAATCTCTCCATTTGTCAGAAACATTCTTTATGGGGGATTAATTGTAGCGATACTAGGGCTTGTTTATATATTATGGAGAAACTATTTTTATTTGTACATGCTAGTTTTAATTAAAATAAATAACGCATCTATTTTAAAAATTTATCCAAAATTGTTGAACAGAGCCGAAAAATTTGTTTTTCGCACCCCTGAGCAACCGTTAAATCAGTATGCGCAAATTTTTGAAGAACGTTATCCTGAATTTAATGGAACTTTCATCAAGCTTACGGATAGTTATGAAAAGAGCCTTTACGGTAGTGTGGCAGAAGTAGACGAACAAGAACGCAAATTGATTTTTGAGCTAACCAGAAAACTTGCTAAAATCAAAAAATAA
- a CDS encoding DUF58 domain-containing protein → MKYLQQIWRWLILLFIYLFIGVYALAFPSDTGWFLFIFATLVVLTEAFSLVGALQNIQFSAQSYLLVHAGKSVPVKIKMRKHRGKILWLANLQLSSSQYLETFTYLFYHGQQKQLRVTWKPQARGPVKKQTIHLVGSDLFGWFKKEAIHRFTVDWLVLPPVHPLNKQASYFFQKKLSSNAQNFGEHSFKIKKFRPYQPGDRLGQVDWKISSKQQELILREYEQKEPSETILLFYGANSPYFEHLLSLFYSLWQELLNQDVRFVLLGQQVSDQMRITEEDFAFIQPLEQEVKIPDFGQKQVILFVPEINLQPTTLRPIQVYDYQQLLQQLKE, encoded by the coding sequence ATGAAGTACCTTCAGCAGATTTGGCGCTGGCTAATCCTACTGTTTATTTATTTGTTTATCGGCGTTTATGCGCTGGCGTTTCCTTCTGACACTGGTTGGTTCTTATTCATATTTGCTACGCTAGTTGTCTTGACAGAAGCTTTTAGCTTGGTTGGTGCGCTACAAAATATTCAATTTAGCGCGCAATCTTATCTACTGGTACACGCGGGTAAATCAGTTCCCGTTAAAATCAAGATGAGAAAACACCGGGGGAAAATTCTCTGGCTAGCTAATCTCCAGCTTTCTTCATCTCAGTATCTGGAAACATTTACTTATTTATTTTATCACGGTCAACAAAAACAATTGAGAGTCACTTGGAAACCACAAGCGCGCGGTCCAGTAAAAAAACAGACGATTCATCTCGTAGGCTCCGACCTTTTTGGCTGGTTTAAAAAAGAGGCCATTCACCGTTTTACAGTTGATTGGCTTGTATTGCCACCTGTGCACCCGTTAAATAAGCAAGCGTCTTATTTTTTTCAAAAAAAATTATCAAGTAATGCTCAAAATTTCGGCGAGCATTCTTTTAAAATAAAGAAATTCCGTCCTTATCAACCAGGTGATCGGCTTGGCCAGGTTGATTGGAAAATATCAAGTAAGCAACAAGAATTGATTTTACGTGAATACGAACAGAAAGAACCAAGTGAGACAATCTTACTTTTTTATGGTGCGAATAGTCCTTATTTTGAGCATCTTTTGAGTTTGTTTTATTCTTTATGGCAAGAATTATTAAATCAAGATGTCCGATTTGTTCTTTTAGGCCAACAGGTTAGCGATCAAATGCGTATAACGGAAGAAGATTTTGCTTTTATTCAACCCTTAGAACAGGAAGTTAAAATTCCTGATTTTGGGCAAAAGCAAGTTATCCTGTTTGTTCCAGAAATCAATCTACAACCTACAACACTGCGACCCATTCAAGTATATGATTATCAGCAGCTACTGCAGCAACTAAAGGAGTGA
- a CDS encoding AAA family ATPase yields MQDEKINKIPRLIDEVEKVIFGKRKVIQLTIAALLAGGHVLFEDVPGVGKTMMIKTLAKAIKGTFSRVQFTPDLLPSDVTGVTILNSQTNQFEFRPGPIFTTVLLADEINRTTPRTQAALLEAMSERAVTIDNHTYPLSSHFFVLATQNPVDYEGTYPLPEAQLDRFLFRLSIGYPSFDDELRLMFNDQQAEVEIKQIVSAEEVEELKTLVAKVYVDEQVAKYALQLVTASRNHSAIALGVSPRGSAAFLHGARAYALTQGRDYVTPEDLQTILPATFGHRLQLKGGSHDAKQLRAVTDQLVEEVPIPVRQVKK; encoded by the coding sequence GTGCAAGATGAAAAAATAAATAAGATTCCTCGTTTGATTGACGAAGTTGAAAAAGTGATCTTCGGTAAACGAAAAGTCATTCAATTAACGATTGCAGCGCTACTAGCGGGCGGTCATGTACTTTTTGAAGATGTTCCTGGTGTAGGAAAAACAATGATGATTAAGACGTTAGCTAAGGCCATAAAAGGAACGTTCTCGCGTGTCCAGTTTACTCCAGATTTATTACCCAGTGATGTTACCGGTGTCACAATTTTAAATTCACAAACGAATCAGTTTGAATTCCGTCCAGGACCTATTTTTACCACGGTTTTGTTGGCAGATGAAATTAACCGAACGACGCCCAGGACTCAAGCGGCTTTACTAGAAGCTATGTCGGAAAGAGCTGTAACGATCGATAATCACACCTATCCGCTCTCTTCTCATTTTTTTGTTTTAGCTACCCAGAATCCAGTTGATTATGAAGGAACATATCCTTTGCCCGAAGCTCAGCTAGATCGTTTTTTGTTCCGCTTATCAATTGGCTATCCTTCTTTTGACGACGAGTTGAGATTAATGTTCAATGATCAACAAGCTGAAGTGGAAATTAAACAAATTGTTAGTGCAGAGGAAGTCGAAGAACTAAAAACGCTAGTAGCTAAGGTATATGTTGACGAACAAGTGGCAAAATATGCGTTACAATTAGTTACTGCCAGCCGAAACCATTCGGCGATCGCACTAGGAGTCAGCCCTCGAGGCAGTGCAGCTTTTCTGCATGGTGCACGTGCCTATGCATTAACCCAAGGGAGAGACTATGTCACCCCTGAGGATTTACAAACTATCCTTCCTGCAACATTTGGTCACCGCTTGCAACTAAAAGGTGGATCTCATGATGCTAAACAGCTTAGGGCGGTGACAGATCAACTGGTCGAGGAAGTGCCGATTCCTGTTCGGCAGGTGAAAAAATGA
- a CDS encoding GNAT family N-acetyltransferase has translation MLNSQIKIDYKSPEPQDYIDLRLAGSLSSKSWEGAKVGLENSLFSVSLWEQDSLVGFGRIIGDKGTVYQIVDVVVDPAYQGNGLGKKIMNELVSYLE, from the coding sequence ATTTTAAATTCACAAATAAAAATTGATTATAAATCACCTGAGCCTCAAGACTATATCGATCTACGGTTAGCTGGCAGTTTAAGTTCAAAATCATGGGAAGGGGCCAAAGTTGGACTGGAAAACAGCTTATTTTCAGTATCTTTGTGGGAACAAGACTCATTGGTCGGGTTTGGACGGATTATTGGTGACAAAGGTACGGTGTATCAAATTGTGGATGTTGTTGTCGATCCGGCTTACCAAGGGAATGGCCTAGGTAAGAAAATCATGAATGAATTGGTTTCCTACCTGGAATAA